The Pseudanabaena galeata CCNP1313 genome includes a region encoding these proteins:
- a CDS encoding FeoC-like transcriptional regulator — MILQKLQEYFRVRSPTSLEEIANHFQCEPDALRGMLAQLIRKGRIQKLDGKNCGGCHSCKPESLELYEWV; from the coding sequence ATGATTCTGCAAAAACTTCAAGAGTATTTTCGCGTGCGATCGCCAACTTCCCTAGAAGAAATCGCCAACCACTTCCAATGTGAGCCTGATGCACTGCGCGGAATGTTAGCCCAACTAATTCGCAAAGGTCGCATTCAGAAATTGGACGGTAAAAATTGTGGTGGTTGCCATAGTTGCAAACCCGAAAGCCTAGAGCTATACGAATGGGTATAG
- a CDS encoding FeoA family protein: protein MNNKITSVDHNSGNYGLATIDNLLERSPKAKTLALSEIKVGDRVRIVSLNCDESNGRLMGMGFMPGVVLEVVSSAATGSVIVALQDHRLGLGMDMAQCIQVVSEDSDANQHIFNVKKTMPNNSKTPTTKLQDVAIGSHLKVVGYEPTARDYKRKLLAMGLTPATELVVKRHAPLGDPTEIEVRGFRLSLRKAEADALLVELIQGA from the coding sequence ATGAACAACAAAATTACAAGTGTTGACCATAATTCAGGAAACTATGGCTTGGCAACAATAGATAACTTACTGGAGCGATCGCCAAAGGCGAAGACTCTTGCCTTATCTGAAATCAAGGTAGGCGATCGCGTGCGGATTGTCTCCCTAAATTGTGATGAATCCAATGGTCGGCTCATGGGTATGGGATTTATGCCTGGGGTGGTATTGGAGGTGGTTAGTAGCGCGGCGACGGGTTCAGTAATTGTGGCACTCCAAGATCATCGATTGGGATTGGGAATGGACATGGCTCAATGTATTCAGGTCGTATCCGAAGATTCAGACGCAAATCAGCATATTTTTAACGTGAAGAAGACAATGCCAAACAACTCGAAAACTCCTACTACCAAACTCCAAGATGTAGCGATCGGCTCACATTTAAAGGTCGTGGGTTACGAACCGACAGCCCGTGATTACAAACGCAAATTACTCGCGATGGGATTAACGCCTGCTACAGAATTGGTAGTAAAGCGTCATGCGCCATTGGGCGATCCCACCGAAATTGAAGTGCGAGGTTTTCGTCTGAGTTTACGCAAAGCTGAAGCTGATGCGCTATTGGTCGAACTAATCCAAGGAGCATAG
- a CDS encoding methyltransferase family protein translates to MNQFKEWGFSAQWWRGEKGEYWVFAQVILFVGFMLLPVYPAIALDNLSPIWKYADWGITGIFGLVALLLLLSGSIKLGTNLTPLPHPKDDGELVTGGVYALVRHPIYSGVIFLAIAYSCWKISLSHAIGAIVLLLFFDIKARKEESWLSTKFADYDQYRSQVKKLIPWIY, encoded by the coding sequence ATGAACCAATTTAAAGAATGGGGATTTTCAGCACAATGGTGGCGTGGAGAGAAAGGCGAGTATTGGGTATTCGCTCAAGTGATTCTTTTCGTTGGATTTATGCTGCTACCCGTTTATCCTGCGATCGCTTTAGATAATTTGTCACCGATCTGGAAATATGCAGATTGGGGAATCACAGGAATTTTTGGACTGGTTGCCTTGCTGTTATTACTCTCGGGCAGCATTAAATTAGGAACGAATCTGACACCATTGCCTCACCCCAAGGATGACGGCGAATTGGTAACTGGTGGCGTGTATGCGTTGGTCAGACATCCCATTTATAGCGGTGTGATTTTTCTAGCGATCGCCTATAGTTGTTGGAAAATAAGTCTCAGCCATGCGATCGGCGCAATAGTTCTGTTACTATTTTTTGACATCAAGGCGCGAAAAGAGGAATCATGGTTGAGTACTAAATTTGCTGACTACGATCAATATCGATCGCAGGTTAAAAAGTTGATTCCTTGGATTTATTAA
- the feoB gene encoding Fe(2+) transporter permease subunit FeoB: MSQPIIGLVGNPNCGKTTLFNALTGSNQHVGNWAGVTVERKEGEYRSQGQQITVVDLPGVYSVDAEDTTTGLDELVARDYLLSGEANAIVNIVDASNLERNLYLSTQILEMGVPMLIALNMIDLAEKRNIRIDVEQLSQRLGCPVISLCAYAGKGIAQLQEAVDLALSNPEIPHNYVIYPPEIEQALGDLTPLLENQALANPANVRWFGLNLLQYDDRHLASLGQELLQKIGEHRQHIQEDLGEDIDLLIADSRYTWIRQIMQGAVERNDLLQKTISDRLDRIVLNRWLGIPIFLAVMYLMFMVSINIGGAFIDFFDISVGTIFVDGTEHLLTKINASGWLIGLLANGVGGGIQTTSTFIPQIGFLFLFLAILEDSGYLARAAFVMDRLMRFVGLPGKSFVPMMVGFGCNIPGIMATRTLENRRDRLMTILMNPFMSCGARLPVYALFCAAFFPTNGQNIVFLLYIVGILAAIFTGLVMKRTLFRGEAAPFVMELPPYHIPTLRGITIRAWERLRAFITKAGKMIVIVVIILGLINSVGIDGSFGKKDSQDSILSHFSRAITPVFSPMGIEQDNWPATVGLFTGIFAKEVMVGTMDSLYTALGEQSAGAADKPPAEFDFWAGMGKAVNSIPENLVKLADQAVDPLGLSILGSTDNLETAAAEQEVNSTTFGQMASRFGSPAAAIAYLLFVLLYFPCVSATAAIYRETNLGWTIFVVCWTTGLGYWVAVFYYQLMTMNQHPATAIAWLTGLSLFMLGTLVGLRRFSAHRRIQAKSQQATQLN; the protein is encoded by the coding sequence ATGAGCCAACCCATCATCGGATTAGTCGGTAATCCCAACTGTGGCAAAACCACATTATTTAACGCCTTAACAGGGAGCAATCAGCACGTTGGCAACTGGGCTGGGGTCACGGTCGAGCGCAAGGAAGGCGAATATCGATCGCAGGGACAACAAATTACGGTCGTGGATTTGCCAGGGGTGTATTCTGTGGATGCTGAAGACACCACCACGGGACTAGATGAACTGGTGGCTAGAGATTATTTGCTATCTGGGGAGGCAAATGCGATCGTTAATATTGTCGATGCCTCAAATCTGGAACGGAATCTGTACCTCTCTACGCAGATTTTGGAAATGGGCGTGCCGATGTTGATTGCTTTAAATATGATTGACTTAGCGGAGAAGCGTAATATTCGCATTGATGTGGAGCAGTTATCGCAAAGGCTAGGATGTCCCGTGATCTCCCTCTGTGCATATGCAGGGAAGGGCATTGCTCAATTGCAAGAGGCGGTGGATCTTGCCTTAAGCAATCCAGAGATTCCCCATAACTATGTGATCTATCCCCCTGAAATTGAGCAGGCTTTAGGGGATTTAACGCCATTATTAGAAAATCAGGCGTTGGCAAATCCTGCCAATGTGCGTTGGTTTGGACTCAATCTCTTGCAGTACGACGATCGCCATTTAGCGAGCTTAGGACAGGAACTATTACAAAAAATTGGCGAACATCGTCAGCATATTCAGGAAGACTTGGGTGAAGATATCGATCTATTGATTGCCGACAGCCGCTATACATGGATTCGGCAGATCATGCAGGGCGCAGTGGAACGGAATGACCTCTTGCAGAAAACGATTTCCGATCGCCTCGATCGCATAGTCCTCAATCGTTGGTTGGGCATTCCCATTTTTTTAGCGGTAATGTATCTGATGTTTATGGTGTCGATTAACATCGGCGGCGCTTTTATTGATTTCTTTGACATTAGCGTAGGCACGATCTTTGTCGATGGAACCGAACATCTGTTAACCAAAATCAATGCTTCTGGTTGGTTGATTGGGCTATTGGCTAACGGGGTCGGCGGTGGCATTCAGACCACTTCCACATTTATTCCCCAAATTGGTTTTCTATTTCTATTTCTTGCCATTCTCGAAGACTCAGGTTATCTCGCTCGCGCCGCCTTTGTGATGGATCGGCTGATGCGGTTTGTGGGACTGCCTGGTAAATCCTTTGTGCCGATGATGGTGGGCTTTGGTTGCAATATCCCAGGCATTATGGCAACGCGCACTTTAGAAAATCGCCGCGATCGCCTGATGACCATTCTCATGAATCCCTTTATGTCCTGTGGGGCGCGTTTGCCAGTCTATGCCCTCTTCTGTGCCGCCTTTTTTCCCACCAATGGACAAAATATTGTCTTTCTACTTTACATTGTCGGTATTCTCGCCGCCATCTTCACGGGACTAGTGATGAAGAGAACTCTATTTCGCGGCGAAGCGGCTCCTTTTGTGATGGAACTGCCCCCGTACCATATCCCCACCCTCAGAGGTATTACGATTCGGGCTTGGGAAAGGCTCAGAGCCTTTATCACCAAAGCAGGGAAAATGATTGTGATCGTAGTGATTATTCTCGGATTAATTAACTCCGTTGGTATCGATGGTTCCTTTGGTAAAAAAGATAGTCAAGATTCAATCCTCAGTCACTTTAGCCGTGCCATTACGCCCGTATTCAGTCCCATGGGTATCGAGCAGGACAACTGGCCCGCCACGGTTGGGCTATTTACAGGTATATTTGCCAAGGAGGTGATGGTGGGAACCATGGATTCCCTTTACACGGCTTTAGGCGAACAGTCGGCTGGTGCTGCGGATAAACCACCCGCAGAATTTGATTTTTGGGCGGGTATGGGGAAAGCGGTGAATAGTATTCCTGAAAACCTTGTCAAATTAGCAGATCAAGCTGTTGATCCCTTGGGATTAAGCATTTTGGGAAGTACAGACAATCTCGAAACTGCTGCTGCGGAACAGGAAGTAAATTCCACCACCTTTGGGCAGATGGCTTCCCGCTTTGGTAGTCCTGCGGCAGCGATCGCCTATCTCCTATTTGTGTTGCTTTACTTTCCCTGCGTTTCCGCAACCGCCGCGATTTATCGCGAAACAAACCTCGGCTGGACAATTTTTGTCGTCTGTTGGACAACGGGACTCGGCTATTGGGTGGCGGTCTTCTATTACCAATTGATGACAATGAATCAACATCCTGCTACGGCGATCGCTTGGTTAACAGGCTTATCTCTATTTATGCTAGGCACATTAGTGGGACTAAGAAGATTTAGCGCCCATCGTCGTATTCAAGCCAAAAGTCAACAGGCAACCCAGCTTAATTAA
- a CDS encoding SAM-dependent methyltransferase has translation MWDERFSGLEYVYGREPNDFLVAIASQIPQGKVLCLADGEGRNGTYLASLGYEVFAVDQSIVGLEKAQKLAQEKQVRITTIHADLTDFIIDSQAWDGVVSIFCHLPPELRLKVHRQAVQGLKPNGVFILEAFAPEQLQYSTGGPKNIEMLPNLSTLQQELTGLNWEIARSLERDLNEGQYHNGKAAVIQILGRK, from the coding sequence ATGTGGGATGAACGTTTTAGCGGTTTGGAATATGTTTATGGTAGAGAACCCAATGATTTTTTGGTTGCCATTGCTTCTCAAATCCCCCAAGGAAAGGTTCTCTGTCTAGCCGATGGCGAAGGGCGTAATGGCACTTACTTAGCATCTTTGGGCTATGAAGTTTTTGCGGTAGATCAATCAATTGTGGGGCTTGAGAAGGCGCAGAAATTGGCACAAGAAAAGCAGGTAAGAATCACCACAATCCATGCCGATCTTACTGACTTTATAATTGATTCTCAAGCATGGGATGGAGTTGTTTCCATCTTTTGTCACCTGCCGCCAGAGTTGCGACTTAAGGTGCATCGCCAAGCTGTGCAAGGATTAAAACCCAATGGAGTTTTTATTCTCGAAGCCTTTGCTCCCGAACAATTGCAGTACAGTACGGGCGGCCCCAAGAATATAGAGATGCTTCCCAATCTATCCACATTACAGCAGGAACTAACTGGTCTAAATTGGGAAATTGCGCGATCGCTAGAAAGGGACTTAAATGAAGGTCAATATCACAATGGCAAAGCCGCAGTCATCCAAATTCTAGGCAGAAAATAA